One part of the Microcoleus sp. AS-A8 genome encodes these proteins:
- a CDS encoding phosphodiester glycosidase family protein: MRKILLLSLSLMGLGMLLSCRPDRKPAFFPSSSVSPSAQKDLQYQTHRIQQSIVHTLLIPASSRFVLTPVISPRLSSLESFAQKHGAIAAINGGFFDPENQQSTSYVMQQGVWVADPRQNKRLMNNPKLIPYFQKILNRTEFRRYRCGQTIRYDIALHHEASLTGCQLLDALGGGPRLLPELTEVPEGFVDLANGKIIRDPLGSKRPNARSAIGMTRDGSLLVVMVAQKPEAPTTSGLSLPALAAFMKAQGVEQAMNLDGGSSSSFYYKGKTVYGKVNEKGNWVRREVFSVLLIQE, translated from the coding sequence TTGAGAAAAATCTTGTTATTGAGCTTGAGCTTAATGGGGTTGGGGATGCTGCTGTCCTGTAGACCCGATCGCAAACCAGCCTTTTTTCCCTCTTCAAGCGTTTCACCTTCTGCCCAAAAAGACCTCCAATACCAAACCCACCGAATACAACAAAGCATAGTTCACACTCTGTTGATTCCCGCATCAAGTCGTTTTGTGCTGACTCCCGTCATCTCCCCACGATTAAGTTCTCTAGAAAGCTTTGCCCAGAAACACGGAGCGATCGCAGCCATCAATGGAGGCTTCTTCGATCCAGAAAACCAACAATCTACCTCCTATGTGATGCAGCAAGGCGTCTGGGTGGCAGACCCCAGGCAGAACAAGCGACTGATGAACAATCCCAAATTAATCCCTTACTTCCAGAAAATCCTCAACCGGACGGAATTCCGGCGCTACCGTTGTGGTCAAACAATTCGTTATGATATTGCCCTTCACCATGAAGCTTCTCTCACCGGATGCCAACTCTTGGATGCCCTAGGCGGTGGCCCCCGCTTATTGCCAGAGTTGACCGAAGTTCCAGAAGGTTTTGTAGACTTGGCCAACGGTAAAATCATACGAGACCCACTAGGGAGCAAGCGGCCTAATGCTCGAAGTGCGATCGGGATGACCCGTGATGGTAGCCTGCTAGTGGTCATGGTGGCTCAAAAGCCAGAAGCCCCCACCACCTCCGGCTTATCCTTGCCCGCGTTAGCCGCCTTCATGAAAGCTCAAGGCGTTGAGCAAGCCATGAATCTGGATGGGGGAAGCTCCTCTAGTTTCTATTACAAAGGCAAGACGGTTTACGGGAAAGTGAATGAAAAGGGAAATTGGGTCAGGCGGGAGGTTTTTTCTGTTTTACTGATTCAGGAGTGA
- a CDS encoding AIM24 family protein — MKYEVKILEPTDLWYLQNNINKETNKFYHPTKNIPFVQQVKIHLDNSGVIIQKGALHSCMGQLSSGVYKSDNRLKDLWVALRTEMDYNAPLYTGTGKVHLEPRQKGYFLHYTPIEFSDSEQWEFDDAIFQFCSDNVVIGAKRLKFRQMAGSNDGRWRIVLKSLPGNQSQVIAGTSSPAKVIKLKRGETLIADCDIVKGFTNGIEEDYRKLGHFGKGGGEGYVWFYQGEGQLLVSETDGMGLG, encoded by the coding sequence ATGAAATACGAAGTCAAGATTCTTGAACCTACAGATTTATGGTACTTGCAAAATAACATTAATAAAGAAACCAACAAATTTTACCATCCCACCAAGAATATCCCCTTCGTTCAGCAAGTTAAAATTCACCTAGATAATTCTGGGGTAATTATTCAAAAAGGTGCGCTACACAGTTGTATGGGTCAATTGAGTTCTGGTGTTTATAAAAGCGATAACCGACTGAAAGACTTGTGGGTAGCGTTGAGGACGGAAATGGATTACAACGCTCCTCTCTATACAGGGACGGGTAAGGTTCACCTGGAACCTAGGCAAAAAGGATATTTCTTGCATTACACACCCATTGAGTTTTCCGATTCGGAACAATGGGAATTTGATGATGCCATATTCCAGTTTTGTTCTGACAATGTAGTGATAGGTGCTAAGCGATTAAAATTTCGACAGATGGCGGGTTCTAATGATGGTCGCTGGCGGATTGTTCTAAAATCTTTACCTGGAAACCAATCTCAAGTTATAGCCGGTACCTCTTCACCCGCTAAAGTTATCAAACTCAAGCGAGGTGAAACTTTAATCGCTGATTGTGACATCGTCAAAGGATTTACCAATGGAATTGAAGAAGATTATCGAAAATTAGGTCATTTTGGCAAAGGCGGTGGTGAGGGTTATGTATGGTTTTATCAAGGCGAAGGTCAATTGTTAGTCTCTGAAACTGATGGCATGGGTTTGGGTTGA
- a CDS encoding quaternary ammonium transporter, with product MQSVRRLVMPLLLALLTMFSAIACNTSTGIKVGSKDFTEQFILGEMYALVLADQGFKVERKLNLGGTPVAQAGLQSGQIDLYPEYTGTGLLTVLKEPAQSNQKQVFNTVAKGYKEKFNLVWLEPAPMNNAQALVMTQEGSKKYGIKTISQMVAKASQLTMIGPPEFEAREDGLPGLKKAYGEFKLKKFIPADPGLRYKTLNNAQADVAVAFGTDGEISALKLVVLEDDKTLFPPYQVAPVIRQETLDQNPGIRDALNTLSPKLTTETMQRLNYEVSGKQREPAEVAKEFLTQQGLLKKP from the coding sequence ATGCAATCCGTTCGTCGCCTAGTTATGCCACTTTTGCTAGCGCTGCTGACGATGTTTAGTGCGATCGCCTGCAACACTAGCACTGGCATTAAAGTCGGCTCGAAAGATTTCACCGAGCAGTTCATTTTAGGAGAAATGTATGCTCTGGTGCTAGCAGACCAAGGCTTTAAAGTAGAACGCAAACTTAACCTCGGTGGTACACCTGTTGCTCAAGCGGGTTTGCAAAGTGGTCAAATTGATTTGTACCCAGAATATACGGGGACGGGTTTATTAACAGTACTTAAAGAACCCGCTCAGAGTAACCAGAAGCAGGTATTTAATACCGTTGCCAAAGGCTACAAAGAAAAATTTAACTTAGTCTGGCTTGAGCCTGCCCCGATGAATAATGCTCAAGCACTGGTGATGACTCAGGAAGGCTCTAAAAAATATGGCATTAAGACAATTTCTCAAATGGTTGCTAAAGCCAGCCAATTAACAATGATTGGGCCACCGGAATTTGAGGCGCGTGAGGATGGATTACCCGGTTTAAAAAAAGCTTACGGGGAGTTTAAACTTAAAAAATTCATTCCCGCCGATCCAGGTTTGAGGTACAAAACACTGAACAATGCTCAAGCCGATGTTGCGGTTGCATTTGGCACAGATGGTGAAATTAGTGCCTTAAAATTGGTGGTTTTAGAAGATGATAAAACGTTGTTTCCTCCTTACCAAGTGGCTCCAGTAATACGTCAGGAAACGCTAGATCAAAATCCAGGAATTCGTGATGCTCTCAATACCCTATCTCCGAAGCTGACAACCGAAACCATGCAGCGCCTGAACTACGAGGTAAGTGGGAAACAACGTGAACCGGCTGAAGTGGCTAAGGAATTTTTGACTCAACAAGGACTGTTAAAAAAGCCTTAG
- a CDS encoding ABC transporter ATP-binding protein produces the protein MSAIRFEDVFLKFPGASHPAVNGCTCEIETGQLVVILGPSGCGKTTLLKMVNRLYEPTSGRIYLDSTDIRKIPVTQLRRQMGYVIQQSGLFPHMTVAQNIAVVPKLLGWARGQYQARVDELLMLVELPPQEYRDRYPAQLSGGQQQRVGLARALAGDPKVMLMDEPFGAIDAITRQTLQDEILRLQRQLQKTILFVSHDVEEALRLADKIMILQTGQIVQFDTPLNILTRPANPFVYELMGADDRVRQLSLLRVETAMVSVSPDYQPRSEPAIARHDNLRQALSLLLRTGAQQLTVLDGEDVVGILTLEQIRDSARMKVNR, from the coding sequence GTGAGTGCAATACGTTTTGAGGACGTGTTCCTAAAATTTCCAGGTGCATCCCACCCAGCGGTAAATGGCTGCACTTGTGAAATTGAAACAGGTCAATTGGTCGTGATTTTAGGGCCATCCGGTTGTGGGAAAACAACCCTCCTCAAGATGGTCAATCGCTTATATGAGCCAACATCGGGTAGGATTTACCTCGATAGTACGGACATCCGAAAGATACCAGTTACCCAGTTGCGTCGGCAGATGGGTTACGTGATTCAGCAGTCTGGGTTGTTTCCCCACATGACGGTGGCACAGAATATTGCCGTGGTGCCGAAGCTGTTGGGTTGGGCGAGGGGGCAGTACCAAGCACGAGTGGATGAGTTGTTGATGCTCGTGGAACTACCACCTCAAGAATACCGCGATCGCTACCCCGCCCAACTCTCTGGAGGACAGCAGCAGCGAGTTGGATTGGCGCGTGCCTTGGCGGGTGATCCAAAAGTCATGTTAATGGATGAGCCATTTGGGGCCATTGACGCGATTACTCGCCAGACGTTACAGGACGAGATTCTGCGTCTTCAGCGCCAGCTTCAGAAAACGATTTTGTTTGTGTCTCACGATGTTGAGGAAGCACTGCGTCTTGCCGACAAAATCATGATTCTGCAAACAGGACAGATTGTGCAGTTTGATACGCCATTAAATATCCTCACACGACCCGCTAATCCTTTTGTCTATGAATTGATGGGTGCGGATGATCGGGTGCGTCAGTTGAGTTTGCTGCGAGTGGAGACGGCAATGGTGAGTGTCTCACCAGACTATCAACCTCGAAGTGAACCTGCGATCGCACGACATGATAACTTGCGTCAAGCTTTATCCCTATTGTTACGAACGGGTGCACAGCAGTTAACCGTACTCGATGGTGAGGATGTTGTCGGTATCCTTACCCTTGAACAAATTCGGGATTCGGCACGGATGAAAGTTAATCGTTAA
- a CDS encoding GDSL-type esterase/lipase family protein: MQKQKRLFRLSLLFCLVALVVSLTFNAILFLQARSYYLQLNTTNLDPLGLSAFSADSQPNSIPTTSTTTVVFFGDSRAEMWPIPRQLKGFSFINRGINTQTSVQVLGRFDQHVLPLHPRIILIQVGINDLKTIPLFPHRKNTIIRNCKANIQQIVARSVNSGATVILTTIFPIGPVPLTRQLFWSPDIAQAVLEVNAYLSSLKAKNILILDAYSLLAEKGQVKSNYVRDTLHLNDRGYKVLNQELTKILSTRLVNSHLAPV, encoded by the coding sequence ATGCAGAAACAAAAGCGTTTATTTCGTTTAAGCCTATTATTCTGCCTCGTCGCTTTGGTGGTATCGCTAACCTTCAACGCGATCCTATTCCTGCAAGCGAGGTCATATTACCTGCAACTGAACACCACCAATCTAGACCCCTTGGGGCTAAGCGCCTTTAGTGCCGATTCCCAACCCAATAGTATTCCGACCACCTCTACAACCACCGTAGTATTCTTTGGCGACTCGCGAGCAGAAATGTGGCCTATTCCGCGACAGCTCAAGGGCTTTTCTTTTATTAACCGAGGTATCAACACTCAAACCTCAGTCCAGGTATTGGGACGCTTTGACCAGCATGTTTTGCCCTTGCATCCCAGGATTATCCTTATACAAGTTGGAATTAACGATTTAAAAACAATCCCCCTATTTCCTCATCGCAAAAATACCATTATTCGCAACTGCAAAGCTAATATTCAACAGATCGTGGCACGTTCAGTAAACAGTGGTGCTACCGTGATTTTAACAACCATTTTTCCGATTGGCCCAGTCCCGCTGACTCGGCAATTGTTTTGGTCACCCGATATTGCCCAAGCGGTATTGGAAGTTAATGCTTATCTATCTTCACTAAAAGCCAAGAATATCTTAATTTTAGATGCTTACTCACTTTTAGCCGAGAAAGGTCAAGTTAAAAGCAACTATGTTCGTGATACCTTGCATCTTAACGATAGAGGGTATAAGGTGCTAAATCAGGAGTTAACCAAAATACTATCCACCCGGTTAGTAAACTCACATCTTGCACCCGTTTGA
- a CDS encoding AAA-like domain-containing protein — protein MSAVQNPVYEYQIGGCLPPDAPTYVVRHADSDLYHALKKGEFCYVLNSRQMGKSSLRVRTIKRLQDEGVACAGIDLSAIVTANITPDQWYAGVIYSIMSSLELDNIFTLDHLDHWWTERSLLSSVQRFSQFIEEVLLKLIRQDIVIFFDEIDSLIQLNFRHEFFLAIQACYNKRAHRGDYKRLTFALLGVATPSDLIRGHNCTCFNIGRAIELCGFEWHEAQSLVRGLEGKVKNPQGVLKEVLEWTGGQPFLTQKLCKLILQESDSRSHNLGEFLHIPKAQSLKSKSSITEWVGQLVCRHWIENWEATDEPEHLRTIRDRLFSSEQRDRLLYLYQQIWQREEVPAHDTPEEMELRLSGLVVKQQGKLRVSNRLYRDVFNSDWLSRELPPEDDGTDITWSEQMLYNHLVYSGQRESPSQLLDRLRQLFIDGRGYPDPEIAAAVYRIIASKLAEQEFNHILNRCCHILINRWKMHPKYAAACTDLVALFKSPASSRLELSSMMAQGVVPKPIARLQELVQKFVESDEYQNLVDSITPTDKPNSSAQQDRPLGELISRYPYLYSHYLLGEGSSSERQQTIRELQAQQQRKFEIHLSQYATYLVRRVQMERQTSFNQTEPIIAPVRNPTLLNDRQLFLALRQFVGKVDGSYTYRDLAKVFLARTHQTPSYRDFKKDLYEYLIGSIKPEYGKHRFNQRLAKQLENICPESDCQKVNNFLLVQTCRQLFNFLVASPKRPEHLFFIDLISNNGSLGTTVLLLKIALLSKHVKPHLEQRFSILFDHYESQAINDILWLVESLENLNIALGVNFGAVDLSFISTRFHNVT, from the coding sequence ATGAGCGCAGTCCAAAACCCAGTCTATGAATATCAAATCGGCGGATGTCTACCCCCTGATGCTCCTACCTACGTGGTGCGGCACGCTGACTCCGATCTCTATCACGCCCTGAAGAAGGGAGAGTTTTGCTATGTGTTGAACTCTCGGCAAATGGGCAAGTCTAGCTTGCGGGTACGAACCATAAAGCGATTGCAAGATGAGGGGGTTGCCTGTGCAGGAATCGATCTCAGTGCCATCGTTACGGCGAACATCACTCCAGATCAATGGTATGCCGGGGTGATTTACAGCATCATGAGCAGCTTAGAGCTGGATAATATTTTTACTTTAGATCATTTAGATCACTGGTGGACGGAGCGGAGTTTACTCTCTTCGGTGCAGCGATTTAGCCAGTTTATTGAAGAGGTACTGCTGAAGTTAATTCGGCAAGATATCGTCATTTTTTTTGACGAAATTGATAGTCTGATTCAGCTAAATTTTAGGCATGAATTTTTCCTCGCGATTCAAGCCTGCTATAACAAGCGTGCCCACAGGGGAGACTATAAACGCCTCACCTTCGCACTGCTAGGGGTGGCAACGCCATCGGATTTAATTCGAGGTCACAACTGTACCTGTTTTAACATTGGTCGAGCGATCGAACTGTGTGGCTTTGAATGGCACGAAGCTCAGTCATTAGTGCGGGGATTGGAAGGGAAAGTGAAGAATCCCCAAGGTGTATTAAAAGAAGTGTTGGAATGGACGGGTGGACAACCCTTTCTCACCCAAAAGTTATGTAAGCTTATCCTGCAAGAGTCAGACAGCAGAAGTCATAATCTAGGAGAATTTCTCCATATTCCCAAAGCCCAAAGCCTAAAGTCTAAATCCTCAATCACGGAGTGGGTGGGGCAGTTGGTGTGTCGGCACTGGATTGAAAATTGGGAAGCGACGGATGAGCCAGAACATCTCAGGACGATACGCGATCGTCTTTTCAGCAGCGAGCAGCGCGATCGCCTACTGTACCTCTATCAACAAATTTGGCAGCGCGAGGAGGTTCCAGCCCATGACACCCCAGAAGAAATGGAATTGCGCCTGTCGGGGTTGGTGGTTAAGCAGCAGGGCAAGTTAAGAGTTTCTAATCGGCTTTACCGAGATGTGTTCAATTCCGATTGGCTGAGCAGGGAACTACCACCTGAGGATGATGGTACAGATATTACCTGGTCTGAGCAAATGCTCTATAATCACCTAGTTTACTCAGGGCAAAGAGAGTCGCCGTCGCAGCTTCTCGATCGCTTGCGCCAACTATTTATTGACGGCAGGGGCTATCCCGATCCAGAAATTGCGGCAGCCGTATATCGAATTATCGCCTCGAAGCTAGCCGAACAGGAGTTTAACCATATCCTCAATCGCTGCTGTCACATCTTGATCAATCGCTGGAAAATGCACCCCAAATATGCAGCCGCTTGTACGGATTTGGTGGCGCTATTTAAAAGCCCTGCCAGTTCTCGCCTCGAACTCTCTAGCATGATGGCTCAAGGGGTAGTGCCAAAACCAATCGCACGCTTGCAGGAGTTGGTACAGAAGTTTGTCGAGAGTGATGAATATCAAAATCTTGTTGACTCGATTACACCGACTGATAAACCCAACTCATCGGCTCAACAAGACCGTCCCCTCGGTGAATTAATTAGTCGCTATCCCTACTTATATAGCCATTATCTCCTCGGTGAAGGTAGCTCTTCAGAACGGCAACAAACGATCCGGGAATTGCAAGCTCAACAACAACGGAAATTTGAAATCCATTTATCCCAGTATGCGACTTACCTGGTGCGACGAGTCCAAATGGAACGCCAAACTTCCTTCAATCAAACTGAGCCGATTATTGCACCGGTGCGAAATCCCACCCTATTGAATGATCGCCAACTGTTTCTGGCTCTCAGGCAATTTGTCGGGAAAGTGGACGGCTCCTATACTTACAGAGATTTGGCTAAAGTCTTTTTAGCTCGAACTCATCAAACTCCCTCTTACCGGGATTTTAAAAAAGATTTATACGAATATTTAATTGGTTCAATTAAGCCAGAATATGGTAAGCATCGATTTAATCAGCGATTGGCGAAACAGCTAGAAAACATTTGTCCTGAATCTGATTGCCAAAAGGTCAACAACTTTCTTTTAGTACAAACCTGTCGTCAATTATTCAACTTTTTGGTTGCCAGTCCCAAGCGACCTGAACACTTATTTTTTATTGACCTCATTTCTAACAATGGTTCCCTGGGAACTACGGTTCTTTTGCTCAAAATTGCTCTCCTTTCCAAGCATGTTAAGCCTCATTTAGAACAACGATTTTCTATTTTATTTGACCATTATGAATCTCAAGCTATCAATGATATTCTCTGGTTAGTCGAATCTCTAGAAAATTTAAATATTGCTTTAGGTGTGAATTTTGGGGCTGTCGATCTTTCGTTTATTAGTACACGATTTCATAATGTAACCTAG
- a CDS encoding ATP-binding protein encodes MGIPTLKASEQGRAKIKQAREKRGWTVTEEENTPLKEASQFLLRQHAAANDWEANDSRWLRDFQRLFRVESHQNIDAIETLIASSNQGSWLEQIEQRIESGELLVKHISYGTWSRFASQTTVRGINKRAFKAYCHILGLQWEEIAEHRNPQELESFEATIADPNQAAQISTNGTLRRRPAHNLPVRYHTALIGRDTEMAQLLELLSPHHPTAHISVEGMGGAGKTSLVLEAAYRCLQADCGEATTPLAPSFEAIIFTSAKQQHLIGNHILQRHRRERTLNDIFRAIFRTLECPGSLPADFEEQLECIQNRLQSRHILLIVDNLETLDDQEAVLSFLYELPPTVKVVITTRFRGAFGIPIYLEGLPLPEAMRLIEHQAQEQRVQLKPDQFQAIYQRTSGLALGIVYAIGQLSVYGVSTDVWVTRLTQANDLAHYCFEDSVQRLRGQPAHRLLMALALFAKSASLEAIAQIALPEADLNDQLQAKSMDSLQVLAQLHRLRLVIQREERYDMHPLTREYAIAELKAHPEFEREVRERWVNWYLRFSQAYGQPHWRQWKEYQGLDPEWENLQAAIDWCIHHNRYEEARQFWQHIKGYSYVHGYWHERLVWIEWLLQSAQQRQDQSAIAEALSDKGWTLTLMVMGQPEQLAEVDDLCAQVSNLQASEDLILQLELTIERAVWSIPQGKFDRAHQLLNRAKELLRQVQLEEAKRLRQQIRIDYYEAEVWFRTQNYQRAKIGYHKALEQARIAHWQQVEVYSLNWLADVALVGEGNLDEAERLLKTSMPIALASQDKRSIAFHKRSWAHLEKLRGNLAPLQHWAMEAKESFESLGMLAEAQEVQSWLEP; translated from the coding sequence ATGGGCATACCAACTTTAAAGGCTTCTGAGCAGGGACGAGCCAAAATCAAGCAAGCTAGAGAAAAGAGGGGATGGACAGTCACGGAAGAGGAAAATACACCTCTAAAAGAAGCGAGTCAATTCCTGCTCAGGCAACATGCGGCAGCTAATGACTGGGAAGCGAATGACTCACGATGGTTGAGGGATTTTCAGCGGCTGTTCCGAGTCGAGAGCCATCAAAATATTGATGCAATCGAGACCCTCATTGCTAGCTCGAACCAAGGTTCCTGGTTAGAGCAAATTGAACAACGAATAGAATCAGGAGAACTCCTAGTTAAGCATATCTCATACGGCACTTGGAGTCGATTTGCTTCACAGACAACAGTACGCGGGATTAACAAGCGTGCTTTTAAAGCCTATTGCCATATCTTAGGACTCCAATGGGAAGAGATTGCGGAACACAGAAATCCTCAGGAATTGGAGAGTTTTGAAGCGACGATTGCCGACCCAAACCAAGCGGCGCAAATATCTACCAACGGCACTTTACGAAGGCGTCCTGCTCACAACCTACCCGTCCGTTACCACACCGCCTTGATTGGTCGTGACACCGAGATGGCTCAACTATTGGAACTGCTCTCTCCCCATCACCCGACGGCTCACATTAGTGTGGAAGGAATGGGCGGTGCTGGGAAAACATCCTTGGTTTTGGAAGCCGCTTACCGTTGTTTACAGGCCGATTGTGGTGAAGCGACAACGCCACTCGCTCCCAGCTTCGAGGCGATCATCTTTACCTCAGCCAAACAACAACACCTGATTGGGAATCATATCTTGCAACGCCACAGGCGAGAGCGTACCCTCAATGATATCTTCCGGGCAATCTTCCGCACCTTAGAGTGTCCAGGCTCACTCCCTGCTGACTTCGAGGAGCAACTGGAGTGCATCCAAAACCGCTTGCAATCACGGCATATCTTACTGATTGTTGATAATCTGGAAACCCTCGATGATCAAGAGGCTGTCCTCTCCTTTTTATATGAACTGCCGCCAACGGTAAAAGTGGTGATTACGACCCGCTTTAGAGGCGCTTTTGGCATTCCTATCTATTTAGAGGGTTTGCCACTACCTGAAGCGATGCGTTTGATTGAGCATCAAGCTCAAGAGCAACGAGTGCAACTCAAACCCGATCAATTCCAGGCGATTTATCAGAGAACCAGTGGTTTGGCTTTAGGGATTGTTTACGCGATCGGTCAATTATCAGTCTATGGTGTTTCCACCGATGTCTGGGTGACTCGCTTGACTCAGGCAAACGACTTGGCTCATTATTGCTTTGAAGATTCTGTGCAACGGCTGAGAGGACAACCCGCCCATCGTCTGCTGATGGCACTGGCGCTATTTGCGAAATCGGCTTCACTAGAGGCAATCGCGCAAATCGCTTTACCCGAAGCGGATTTAAATGATCAACTCCAGGCAAAATCGATGGACTCGTTACAGGTTTTGGCTCAGTTGCATCGACTGCGATTGGTGATTCAGCGTGAGGAACGGTATGATATGCATCCCTTAACTCGCGAGTATGCCATCGCTGAACTTAAGGCTCACCCGGAGTTTGAGCGAGAAGTGCGGGAACGTTGGGTGAACTGGTATCTCCGCTTTTCTCAAGCCTATGGACAACCGCATTGGAGACAGTGGAAAGAATACCAAGGATTAGACCCAGAGTGGGAAAACCTGCAAGCTGCGATTGACTGGTGCATTCATCACAACCGATATGAAGAGGCTAGGCAATTTTGGCAACACATTAAGGGATATAGTTATGTGCATGGGTATTGGCACGAGCGTTTGGTTTGGATCGAATGGTTGCTCCAATCGGCTCAGCAGCGCCAAGACCAATCCGCGATCGCAGAAGCTCTCAGCGATAAGGGATGGACATTAACCTTGATGGTGATGGGCCAACCAGAGCAACTCGCAGAAGTGGATGATCTGTGTGCACAGGTATCCAATCTACAAGCCAGTGAAGACCTGATATTGCAGTTGGAGTTGACGATTGAGCGGGCGGTTTGGTCAATTCCCCAGGGAAAATTCGATCGCGCTCACCAACTGTTAAATCGGGCTAAAGAATTACTCCGGCAGGTTCAATTAGAAGAGGCAAAACGCCTGCGTCAGCAAATTCGCATTGATTACTACGAGGCGGAAGTTTGGTTCAGAACCCAAAATTACCAACGAGCTAAAATCGGCTATCACAAAGCACTCGAACAAGCACGAATTGCCCACTGGCAGCAAGTGGAAGTCTATAGCCTGAATTGGCTAGCGGATGTTGCACTCGTGGGAGAGGGCAATCTGGATGAAGCGGAACGTCTGTTAAAAACGAGTATGCCCATCGCTCTGGCTAGCCAGGATAAGCGATCGATTGCATTCCACAAGCGTTCTTGGGCACATTTGGAGAAACTCAGGGGGAATCTTGCCCCATTGCAACACTGGGCGATGGAAGCCAAGGAGAGCTTTGAGAGTCTAGGGATGCTGGCGGAAGCTCAAGAAGTGCAATCTTGGCTGGAGCCTTGA